In the Helicoverpa armigera isolate CAAS_96S chromosome 15, ASM3070526v1, whole genome shotgun sequence genome, one interval contains:
- the LOC110371279 gene encoding uncharacterized protein LOC110371279 encodes MSLPTVTIRELSDATQDNTLCPSTKKVVEGMLNDYMDLQYGKETPYTTGKQVIPSGAELEDVEKAAADDSAPKKFHDVFAQIEKTAKSGDLTPLSKNDGTWDPKFTPVLVLVTPNP; translated from the coding sequence ATGTCTCTCCCAACCGTGACGATCCGCGAGCTTTCCGACGCGACACAGGACAACACACTGTGTCCAAGCACCAAAAAAGTCGTGGAAGGCATGCTCAACGACTACATGGACCTCCAATACGGAAAGGAGACACCATACACAACTGGAAAACAAGTCATCCCTTCTGGAGCTGAACTCGAGGACGTGGAAAAGGCAGCGGCTGATGACAGCGCTCCTAAGAAATTCCACGATGTCTTCGCTCAAATTGAAAAGACCGCCAAAAGTGGAGACCTGACTCCTTTGTCCAAAAATGACGGTACCTGGGACCCTAAATTCACCCCAGTGTTAGTGCTTGTAACACCTAACCCTTAG
- the LOC110371203 gene encoding BCL-6 corepressor-like protein 1 isoform X1, whose translation MKFFAIFVALVAAVSADFSSWSLHELSEAIQNPNTDPAILPALTQALNDLMDAIVAEKPVVSPVVVETPTVVDLTGWTLNDLSEALQNPNTDPALIPHLEHALNQMMEAIFGGVDMEAVGVPAPAMEISHWTLQQLDSALSDPATDPALIPYLEHALNQMMDALFSGQQMEVISVVAPVGLAPAPALETPVVPTPVIVAPPPTPVETPVTPVQTPASPLVQIIVNIKQQEAPVVSPAPVVSPTPVGLPAPAMVSTEWTLNQLDAALSDPSTHPAMIPYLENALNEMMWDLFNGQHMESITVVVPAVLVNAIEPRS comes from the exons ATGAAATTCTTCGCTATATTCGTTGCCCTGGTGGCGGCCGTGTCTGCGGACTTCAGCTCATGGAGCCTGCACGAGCTCTCGGAGGCTATCCAGAACCCGAACACGGATCCTGCCATCCTCCCGGCTCTGACACAGGCTCTGAACGATCTGATGGATGCTATCGTTGCTGAGAAACCCGTG GTCTCCCCTGTGGTCGTAGAGACCCCTACCGTCGTGGACCTCACTGGCTGGACCCTGAACGACCTCTCGGAGGCTCTTCAGAACCCTAACACCGACCCTGCCCTGATCCCCCACTTGGAACACGCTCTGAACCAAATGATGGAGGCCATCTTTGGTGGTGTTGATATG GAAGCCGTCGGTGTCCCCGCCCCTGCCATGGAGATCTCCCACTGGACCCTGCAGCAGCTCGACTCTGCCCTCAGCGACCCCGCCACCGACCCTGCTCTCATCCCTTACCTCGAGCATGCTCTTAACCAAATGATGGATGCTCTTTTCTCTGGCCAGCaaatg GAAGTGATCAGCGTCGTCGCCCCCGTCGGTCTGGCCCCTGCTCCAGCCCTAGAAACCCCTGTGGTGCCCACTCCCGTGATCGTCGCCCCTCCCCCTACCCCTGTAGAGACCCCTGTGACCCCCGTCCAAACCCCCGCTAGCCCTCTCGTCCAGATCATCGTGAACATCAAGCAGCAGGAG GCCCCTGTTGTTTCTCCCGCTCCCGTTGTTAGTCCCACCCCTGTGGGTCTTCCCGCACCCGCCATGGTTTCCACCGAATGGACCCTGAACCAGCTCGACGCTGCTCTTAGCGACCCCAGCACTCACCCTGCGATGATCCCTTACCTCGAAAACGCTCTTAACGAGATGATGTGGGACCTTTTCAACGGCCAGCACATG GAGTCCATCACCGTGGTTGTCCCCGCTGTCCTGGTCAACGCTATTGAGCCCAGATCTTAA
- the LOC110371203 gene encoding uncharacterized protein LOC110371203 isoform X2, with product MKFFAIFVALVAAVSADFSSWSLHELSEAIQNPNTDPAILPALTQALNDLMDAIVAEKPVSPVVVETPTVVDLTGWTLNDLSEALQNPNTDPALIPHLEHALNQMMEAIFGGVDMEAVGVPAPAMEISHWTLQQLDSALSDPATDPALIPYLEHALNQMMDALFSGQQMEVISVVAPVGLAPAPALETPVVPTPVIVAPPPTPVETPVTPVQTPASPLVQIIVNIKQQEAPVVSPAPVVSPTPVGLPAPAMVSTEWTLNQLDAALSDPSTHPAMIPYLENALNEMMWDLFNGQHMESITVVVPAVLVNAIEPRS from the exons ATGAAATTCTTCGCTATATTCGTTGCCCTGGTGGCGGCCGTGTCTGCGGACTTCAGCTCATGGAGCCTGCACGAGCTCTCGGAGGCTATCCAGAACCCGAACACGGATCCTGCCATCCTCCCGGCTCTGACACAGGCTCTGAACGATCTGATGGATGCTATCGTTGCTGAGAAACCC GTCTCCCCTGTGGTCGTAGAGACCCCTACCGTCGTGGACCTCACTGGCTGGACCCTGAACGACCTCTCGGAGGCTCTTCAGAACCCTAACACCGACCCTGCCCTGATCCCCCACTTGGAACACGCTCTGAACCAAATGATGGAGGCCATCTTTGGTGGTGTTGATATG GAAGCCGTCGGTGTCCCCGCCCCTGCCATGGAGATCTCCCACTGGACCCTGCAGCAGCTCGACTCTGCCCTCAGCGACCCCGCCACCGACCCTGCTCTCATCCCTTACCTCGAGCATGCTCTTAACCAAATGATGGATGCTCTTTTCTCTGGCCAGCaaatg GAAGTGATCAGCGTCGTCGCCCCCGTCGGTCTGGCCCCTGCTCCAGCCCTAGAAACCCCTGTGGTGCCCACTCCCGTGATCGTCGCCCCTCCCCCTACCCCTGTAGAGACCCCTGTGACCCCCGTCCAAACCCCCGCTAGCCCTCTCGTCCAGATCATCGTGAACATCAAGCAGCAGGAG GCCCCTGTTGTTTCTCCCGCTCCCGTTGTTAGTCCCACCCCTGTGGGTCTTCCCGCACCCGCCATGGTTTCCACCGAATGGACCCTGAACCAGCTCGACGCTGCTCTTAGCGACCCCAGCACTCACCCTGCGATGATCCCTTACCTCGAAAACGCTCTTAACGAGATGATGTGGGACCTTTTCAACGGCCAGCACATG GAGTCCATCACCGTGGTTGTCCCCGCTGTCCTGGTCAACGCTATTGAGCCCAGATCTTAA
- the LOC110371264 gene encoding uncharacterized protein LOC110371264 has protein sequence MKVLLILSVYLAVATSYPVVKTWTLSALSEAIETSKAEPGMMPYLEDALNQIMYALFTGTNEKFIFAVIPSPSGKATWTFEELQTALRDPKTKSDYRPALQEAITMIQQKKENGEDMESIEVAIPALDISSWTPLDLNEALKSPNTSSDLRTYVEKARKELQEALEKGESRDTVYMVTPVGLIAPKKDYIVSRKASKYPIKKTKQGL, from the exons ATGAAGGTGCTACTAATTCTCTCAGTCTACCTGGCCGTAGCTACCAGCTACCCAGTAGTCAAGACATGGACTCTCTCAGCACTGTCGGAAGCCATCGAGACTTCGAAAGCCGAACCTGGCATGATGCCGTACCTTGAAGATGCCTTGAACCAGATCATGTATGCTTTGTTTACTGGTACTAATGAG AAATTCATCTTCGCAGTAATACCATCTCCTTCTGGCAAAGCTACATGGACATTTGAAGAGCTGCAAACCGCCCTGAGAGACCCTAAGACCAAGTCGGACTACAGGCCTGCATTACAAGAAGCTATCACCATGATACAGCAGAAGAAGGAAAATGGAGAGGACATG GAATCGATAGAAGTAGCAATCCCAGCGTTGGACATATCGTCGTGGACTCCACTGGACCTTAACGAAGCGCTCAAGAGCCCTAACACGAGCTCCGACCTTAGGACTTACGTGGAGAAGGCACGCAAGGAACTGCAGGAAGCTTTAGAAAAGGGAGAATCACGg gATACCGTCTACATGGTAACACCCGTAGGACTCATCGCTCCGAAGAAAGACTACATCGTCTCACGCAAGGCTTCGAAATACCCCATCAAGAAGACTAAGCAAGGATTATAA